One Holophagales bacterium genomic window, ACGCCGACCTGCGGGAGAGGGTGGCCGAGGAGCTCTCCGCTACGGGACTCTCCCTTCCGCCCGGATCGGTCTGCGTGAGACACCTCCTCGACGTCCTCTACGAGGACGCGGGCCCCGACGCGATACGGGAGCGCGTGACCCGTCCCCTGACGGGTCTGCGCGTCGCCCCCTACTACGGCTGCCTCACGACCCCCGGCGACCCGCCGGAGCTCGACCTCCAGGACCCGCCGCGACCGGGCCGCCTCGAGGAGATCCTCTCGGCTCTCGGCGCCGAGGTCGTCGACTCCCCTCTCAAGGCCCACTGTTGCGGCGGCCGCGCCGCGGAGGCGAGCGAGGAAGTCGCCACTTCACTCCAGCACCGGATCCTGCGCAGCGCCGCCGACCACGGCGCCGACGTCATCGCCACCGTCTGCCCCCGCTGCCGGCGCAACCTCGGGACCGGCCAGGATGCGGTCAACCGGAGGTTCATGACGGGCTTCGCGCTTCCCGTCCGCACGTTCACGGACCTGATGGCCGAAGCCTTCGGAACCCATGGGGTCAGGTCTTGATTTTCTATTTTACAAATCCCGCCGGGACGACCGCCACCGAGGGATAGCCGACGAAGTGGTAGAGGTTCGCGGGGGCGGTCTCGCCGAGACCGTCGCCGCGCACGGGCAGCTCGGGAGCGCCGACCGACGTGGCGTAGGCGACCGGCCTCGCCTCGAGAGGCAGACCGAGGTCGCGGCCGAGGCGCGAGAGGGCCACGAGCCCGAGCGGGATCGAGAAGCGCCCGCACCACGTGACCCTGTAGTCGGCGGGGCTCTCCGGGTTCACGCACGTCTCGTAGAAGCCCCGCGCCTTCGAGGCCTCGAGCGGTCCGCCGAGAGCGCGGAGCATCGAGACGTCGCGCGCCGTCGCCTTCGCGTAGGCGTCGATCCCCCCGTCCCCGAACGGCACGTGCCGGAAGTCCGCCCCGTAGTGGATCGCGTCGGCCGAGACGACGACGGCGAGGTCCCGCCCCGGGACGAGCCCTCGCGCCCGGGCGACCTGGGCGAGCGCGCCGCCGAGCCTCTCTCCCAGCTCCCAGAGCCGTTCCCAGCCCATCGACGGGACGAGGACGGGGAGGATCTCGACGTCCCTCCGCCGGTGTTTCAGCCAGTGGACGATCGTCTCGACGGAGTGCTCGGAATCGTGCATCGCCGCGTCGGCGACCGCGTCCCCTTTCGGCAGGCGCGCGAGGACCTCCTCGCGGAGCGGCGACACCGCCACCTCGCCGTCCGGCGCACGCCAGGCCCGGTAGGTGTCGAAGACGAGGACGTCCTTCGCGTCGAACTTCCGGAAGCGGTGGAAGACGCCGACGACGACGACCGTCTTCGCGGTGACGAGCGGGAGGAGGCCCCGGTAGACCCGCCCGGCGTAGAGGACGTCGTCGTGGGGGCAGACCGCACCGGCCACTCCCGGCCCCGGCGTCTCCCCGAGCCGCTCCGGCGCCGGCGGATTCGCGGAGAGCGCGAAGACCTTCGCCATCTGCGCGGCCGTCGTCGGGAAGCCGACCCCGTCGAGCTGGCCCCGCACGTCTCCCGCGGACGGGATCGCCATCTCCTTCCGGACCTCCTCGAGAGTCGGCGGGGCCCCGGACGCGAAGCGCGCCAGCGCGGCGATCAGGGCGACGGACAGGAACGTGGCTCTCATCTCGATCCTCTCTCCGCCCGCGGGTCCGGGCGCGTCAGTCGAGCGACTCTCCGAGGAGCCGCCCGATCTCCCTCTCGAGGGCGGCGAGGGGGGCGGGTTTCGAGAGGTAGGCGTCCGCCCCCGCGGCGAGGATCCTCTCCCGGTCTCCGGCCATGGCGAGCGCGGTCAGCGCGAGGACGGGCGGGACCCGCTCACCGCCGGACTGCAGGCGACGGAGCAGCTCGAAGCCGTCCATGCCCGGCAGCTGGATGTCGAGGACGACGAGGTCGGGCGGCGCCGACGCGGCGAGGACGAGCGCCTCGAGGCCCGTCGGGGCCTCGTCGACGACGAAGCCCCGCGTCCGGAGGAACTCCGCGAGGATCGTCCGGTTCGCGTCGTCGTCCTCGACGAGGAGGATCCGGGGGGACGCCAGGCGTCCGGGTCCCCGGGGCGCCTCCGCCGGGAGAACCGGGTGCGCTCCGGAGCCGCGCCTCGTCGGCTGCCGCCAGGGCAGGACGACGCGGAACCGGCTGCCCCGGCCGGGTTCGCTCTCGGCCTCGGCCCTTCCCCCGTGCAGCTCGGCGAGGCTCCTGACGAGCGCCAGGCCGAGCCCGCTTCCGGCGTGCTCGCGCGAGAGCCGCGTGTCGAGCTGCGTGAAGGGCTGGAAGAGCTTCGGGAGGTCCTCCGCCGCGATTCCCGGGCCGTCGTCGCGGACCTCGAATCGAACGAGCCCGGCGTCCTCGTCGCCGGAGGATGAAAGCTCCACGGCCCCCCCGGCCGGCGTGAACTTCACGGCGTTCGAGAGGAGGTTCACGAGGACCTGCCGCACCCTCCGGGCGTCCGCGACGAAGCGGACGGGTGCGGCCGGGCCGCGGTAGGCGAGGTCGATTCCCTTTCGCCGCGCCTCGCCCCGCACGATGGAGAGGGCCGACTCGCAGACCTCCCCGAGCGAGCAGGAGTCGGTCGAGAGCGAGAGCCTCTCGGCGCCGATCCGGGAGAGGTCGAGGATGTCGGACAGGAGCGAGAGGAGGTGGCGCCCCGCGTCCTCGAGGAATCCGAGGCTCCGGAGCTGCTGGGCATTGAGGGGTCCGTGGACTCCCGTCCGGAGGAGGTCGGCGGCGCCGAGGATGCCCGTCAGCGGCGTCCTCAGCTCGTGGCTCATGCTCGCGAGGAACGCGTCCTTCGCGCGCGCCGTCCGCTCCAGCTCGACGATCACGGTGGCGAGCTCCTCCGACCGCTCTGCCACCCGCTCCTCCAGCGTGGCGTTCAGCTTCGCGAGCTCGGCCAGCGCCGTTTCGCGTGCGGAGACGTCGGCGACGCGGATCGAGACGGCCACCACGGCCCCGGAGCGGTCCTTCACCGGGGAGTAGACCGTCTCGAAGTGGAAGCCCCGGGCCTCGGTCGAGTGGACGTGCGACTCCCCCCCGAACGCCCGGTCGAGGCTCTCTCTCACGCCCGCCTGGTTGTGCTCCGTGATGAACGAGAAGAGGTCGTCCCCGAGCGCGATCTCCTGCGTCCGCGCGACGCGGATGACGCGCCGGCCGGCGGCATTGAAGGCGAGGATGCGCCCCTCCCGGTCGACGAGCCCGACCGGCTCCGGGATCGACTCCAGGATCGCGTGGAGGTCGAGCCGGTCGGCCGCGCCGGCGACCTCGCCCAGCCCCGGTTCCCTGCGAAGGCGCTCGTCGTCCTCGGTCACCGGGGGGAGTGTAATCCGGTGTAAATTGTCCCTACCATGCTGACCGTCTATCTCGCGGCGCTGGCCTTCGGCCTCGTCCTCATCGGTGCATCCGTTTTCCAGGGGGATGGTGGCGGACACGATTCCGGCGACGGTGACGGCACCGGCGAGAGCCACGGTGACGCCGACCATGGCGCGTTCCTCACGAACCTCCTATCGCTCCGGTTCTGGACCTACGCCCTCGGCGCATTCGGAATGGCCGGAACGGCCCTCTCCCTCCTGGGGGTTGCCAGCGGCGTCCACGTCCCGGTCTCGGTCGTTCTCGGCTTCGTCGTCGGGGCGGGCGTGGCCACCCTCTTCCGTTCCCTCGGGCGCGGCTCGGCGACGAGCCCCGCCTCGACGGAGGCCTTCCTCGGCACGGAGGGCGAGGTCGTCCTTCCGCTCCTCCCCGACGGCCTCGGGAAGATCCGCCTCCACGTGGGCGACCAGGACGTCGAGGTCCCGGCGCGCACCGGAGGAGTCCCCATCGAGATTCGCGAACGCGTCGTCGTCGTCCGCTTCCGGGAGGGGGTCGCCGAGGTCGAGCCCGCTCCCTGGAAGGAATAGCTCCCCATCCGCTCTCGCTGGAGGTAATCCGTGCTCGACTCCCTCGCCGGCATCGGGGCCGGGGTTGTCGCGGGCGCCGTGGCGCTCGGCATCCTCTCGGTCCTCGCCCGATCGATCGTCGTCATCTGCCCGCCGAACCAGGTCGTCATCTTCTCCGGCCGCAAGCGCAAGCTCGCCGACGGGAGCCAGGTGGGCTACCGGGTCGTCCTCGGCGGCCGGTCCGTGCGCATCCCGCTCCTGGAGCGGGTCGACCGGATGAGCCTCCTGTCCATTCCGATCGACCTGAAGGTCTCGAACGCCTACTCGAAGGGGGGCATCCCTCTGCGGGTCCACGCGATCGCGAACGTGAAGGTCGCCTCCGACCCGCGGGTCGTCGGCAACGCCATCGAGCGCTTCCTCGGCCGCGACCCGGCGGAGATCGCCCGCGTCGCCAAGGAGAGCCTCGAGGGGCACCTGCGCGGCGTCCTCGCGAACCTGACGCCGGAGGAGGTCAACGAGGACCGCCTCAAGTTCGCGACCGGCCTCGTCGACGAAGCCGAGGGGGACTTCCGCAAGCTCGGCCTGACGCTCGACACGCTGAAGATCCAGAACGTCTCCGACGAGGCGAACTACCTCGCCTCCATCGGACGCGCGCGGATCGCCATGGTCCTGCGCGACGCGGAGATGGCCGAGTCCCTCGCGAGGTCAGAAGCGTCGCAGGGAGAGGCGTCGTCGCGGCGGGCCGGCGAGGTCGCCAACCAGCAGGCGGGAACCGTCATCGCCCAGAAGGAGAACGAGCTGAAGACCCTGAAGGCGCAGCTCGAGGCGAAGGCGAAGGCCGCCGAGGAGACGGCCGTCCAGGCGGCGCTCCAGGCCCGGGCCGAAGCCGAGCAGAAGCTCCAGGCCATCCGCAAGAAGCTGGAGGAGACGCGACTCCAGGCCGAGGCGGTCCTCCCGGCACAGGCCGCGCAGCAGGCGGCCGCCTTCGCCGCGCGCGGCGAGGCGGCCACCATCGAGGAGAACGGCAAGGCCCTCGCCGACGTGCTCAGGCTCCTCACGACGGCGTGGGTCAGCGCCGGCCCCGACGCCAAGGACATCTTCCTGATCCAGAACCTCGAGCAGATCCTCCGGACGGTCGTCGACCGGGTGAAGGCGGTGGAGGTCGACGAGACGCACCTCCTCGACAGCGGCGACGGCTCTGCGCTCGCGACCTACGTCGCCTCCTACCCGGCGGCGGTGAGAAGCGTCCTCGCGGAAGTGAGCCGGACCACGGGGGTCGACGTCGTCGCACTCCTCTCGCCGGTCCGCGCGGAGGTGGCGCGATGATCGGCGATCTCGGCTCCGTCGTCGGCGTCGCCATCGGCGTCGTCCTCTTCTTCGGCGTGGCGGCGCTCGTCGTCGTCAAGCGCCTCTTCCACATCTGCAGCCCGAACGAGGTCCTCGTCTTCTCCGGCGGCAAGTCCACGGTCGACGGCCGCCCCGTCGGCTACCGGATCGTCAAGGGGGGCAGCTCCCTTCGCACGCCGCTTCTCGAGCGCGTCGACCGGATGGACATCACGAACATGACCGTCGACGTCGCCGTGAGCAACGCCTACTCCAAGGGCGGCATCCCGCTCACCGTCGCCGGCGTCGCCAACCTGAAGGTCGCCGGCCACCAGCCGCTCCTCAACAACGCCCTCGAACGGCTGCTCGGGAAGGGCCGTCCGCAGATCATCCAGGTCGCCAAGGACACCCTCGAGGGGAACCTCCGCGGCGTCCTCTCCCAGCTCACGCCCGAAGAGGTCAACCAGGACAAGCTCCGCTTCGCCGAGAAGCTCCTCGAGGAGGCCGAGCACGACCTCTCCCGTCTCGGCCTCGTCCTCGACGTCCTGAAGGTGCAGAACGTCTCCGACGACGTCGGCTACCTCAACTCCCTCGGCCGCAAGCAGTCGGCCGCCCTCGACAAGAGCGCCCGGGTCGCCGAGGCGCAGGCCCACGCCGAGGCCATCATGCGCGAGGCCGAGAACGGGCTCGCCTCCCGCCTCGCCCTCATCGACGCCGACGGCGCGATCGCCCGCGCCGAGGCCGACAAGCGGATCATGCAGTGCGAGACCGGCCGCGAGGCGATGGTCGCCGAAGCGGTCGGCAAGGTCACCACCGCCATCGCCAAGGCCGAGGCCGAGCTGAAGGTGCAGCAGGCGCGCATCGAGCAGGTCCGCCTCCAGCTCGAGGCCGACGTCGTCGCCCCCGCCCGCGCCGACATGGAGAAGAAGCAGGCCGAGGCCCGCGGCCGGGCCTCGAAGATCGTCGAGGACGGCAAGGCGACCGCCGCCGTCCTGACCCAGATGATCGAGACGTGGAAGGCCGCCGGCCCGAATGCCCGCGACATCTTCCTGATGCAGAAGCTCCAGAGCGTCATGTCGTCCCTCGTCGAGACGATCCAGAACGTCAGCGTCGACCGCGTCGCCTACCTCCCCGCCTCCTCGCAGGTGGTCCAGGGCGTCCAGCTCGTCGAGCAGGTGAAGGCGGCCTTCGGCGTCGACCTCGCGAAGGTCGTCGGCCGGCTCGGGGCGCCGGCGGAGGCCACGCCGGCGCGCCTCGCGGCGGCGTCTTTCACCGACTCTCCAGGCCTCACCGGGGAACGCTTCGAACGCACCGGCGGCGCCACCCCAGAGGCCGAAGGCCTGACGATCCGATCCTCACCCGCCCGGTCGCGAACGAACGCCGCGTGAACGGGTCCGATTGACGCACCCGTCATTTGGCATCTAAGCTTACGTCACATGGCGAGCCTCACCGTGACCCCCGTCGACGGCTCCGCGAAACCGGCCCGCCACCCCGACCTCGAGCGCTTCCGCGACGCTCTCGGGGCGGGCCGGCCGAGGGAGCACGCCTACTCGCTCCTCTTCGGCCTCAGGCTCCTCGACGCGCGCGGGGTCGTGAAGCTCGTGGAGGCGGGGCTCCCGTACCAGGCGCTCGAGCGCTTCCAGCAGAACGCCGACCTGCCGCTCCGCGAGCTGGCCGAGGCGATCTCGGTCCCGCTCCGGACGCTGGACCGGCGCAGGAGCGCCGGGAGGCTCGAGCCGGACGAGTCCGACCGGGCGGTTCGCCTCTCGCGCATCTTCGCCGCGGCGCTCGGCCTCTTCGAGGGGGACGACGACGCGGCGCGGGCCTGGCTGAAGAAGCGGCAACCGATGCTCGGAAACGAGCGCCCGATCGACCTCGTGAAGACGGAGGTCGGGGCCCGCGAGGTGGAGCGGCTCGTCGGCCGGCTGGAGCACGGCGTCTTCTCGTGAAGGTCCGAGCCTTCCGGGTCGTCAGGAAGCGGTGGTCGAAGACCGCGTTCGACGGCGAGGGGGCGCGGCTCTGGGGCGGCCGCTGGAACAGCCCGGGGCTTGGGGCGGTCTACTGCGCGGGGCACGTTTCGCTCGCGATCCTCGAGGTCGTCGTCCACGCCGACCTCGCGCTCGCGCCGCACTACGTCGTCATCCCCGCGGATTTCGACGAGACGCTCGTCGAGAGCCTCGATACGGGTCGCCTTCCGGCCTCGTGGCGGAGGTACCCCGCGCCGGCCGCGGTCGTCGCGCTCGGCGACGAGTGGCTCCGCGAAGCCAGAAGCCCCGTCCTCCGCGTGCCGAGCGTCGTCGTCCCGACGGAGCCGAACTTCATCCTGAACCCGCTCCATTCCGCATTCCGAGAGATCGAGATCGGAAAGCCGGAAATCCTGAAGGTCGACGCACGCCTTGGCACGGGGCGCCGGTAACTCCGACGGAGACCTT contains:
- a CDS encoding CoB--CoM heterodisulfide reductase iron-sulfur subunit B family protein; this translates as MRYGYDSGCSKPSGGSPGDDAVFDVAGALGLTFEEIEEPGGCPGSGLTMNAIPAFARVGRLLAVAARQLSAREDSAVPPAVVTPCSSCYLNLKRTIHSLATHADLRERVAEELSATGLSLPPGSVCVRHLLDVLYEDAGPDAIRERVTRPLTGLRVAPYYGCLTTPGDPPELDLQDPPRPGRLEEILSALGAEVVDSPLKAHCCGGRAAEASEEVATSLQHRILRSAADHGADVIATVCPRCRRNLGTGQDAVNRRFMTGFALPVRTFTDLMAEAFGTHGVRS
- the amrB gene encoding AmmeMemoRadiSam system protein B, with the protein product MRATFLSVALIAALARFASGAPPTLEEVRKEMAIPSAGDVRGQLDGVGFPTTAAQMAKVFALSANPPAPERLGETPGPGVAGAVCPHDDVLYAGRVYRGLLPLVTAKTVVVVGVFHRFRKFDAKDVLVFDTYRAWRAPDGEVAVSPLREEVLARLPKGDAVADAAMHDSEHSVETIVHWLKHRRRDVEILPVLVPSMGWERLWELGERLGGALAQVARARGLVPGRDLAVVVSADAIHYGADFRHVPFGDGGIDAYAKATARDVSMLRALGGPLEASKARGFYETCVNPESPADYRVTWCGRFSIPLGLVALSRLGRDLGLPLEARPVAYATSVGAPELPVRGDGLGETAPANLYHFVGYPSVAVVPAGFVK
- a CDS encoding response regulator, which translates into the protein MTEDDERLRREPGLGEVAGAADRLDLHAILESIPEPVGLVDREGRILAFNAAGRRVIRVARTQEIALGDDLFSFITEHNQAGVRESLDRAFGGESHVHSTEARGFHFETVYSPVKDRSGAVVAVSIRVADVSARETALAELAKLNATLEERVAERSEELATVIVELERTARAKDAFLASMSHELRTPLTGILGAADLLRTGVHGPLNAQQLRSLGFLEDAGRHLLSLLSDILDLSRIGAERLSLSTDSCSLGEVCESALSIVRGEARRKGIDLAYRGPAAPVRFVADARRVRQVLVNLLSNAVKFTPAGGAVELSSSGDEDAGLVRFEVRDDGPGIAAEDLPKLFQPFTQLDTRLSREHAGSGLGLALVRSLAELHGGRAEAESEPGRGSRFRVVLPWRQPTRRGSGAHPVLPAEAPRGPGRLASPRILLVEDDDANRTILAEFLRTRGFVVDEAPTGLEALVLAASAPPDLVVLDIQLPGMDGFELLRRLQSGGERVPPVLALTALAMAGDRERILAAGADAYLSKPAPLAALEREIGRLLGESLD
- a CDS encoding flotillin family protein, yielding MLDSLAGIGAGVVAGAVALGILSVLARSIVVICPPNQVVIFSGRKRKLADGSQVGYRVVLGGRSVRIPLLERVDRMSLLSIPIDLKVSNAYSKGGIPLRVHAIANVKVASDPRVVGNAIERFLGRDPAEIARVAKESLEGHLRGVLANLTPEEVNEDRLKFATGLVDEAEGDFRKLGLTLDTLKIQNVSDEANYLASIGRARIAMVLRDAEMAESLARSEASQGEASSRRAGEVANQQAGTVIAQKENELKTLKAQLEAKAKAAEETAVQAALQARAEAEQKLQAIRKKLEETRLQAEAVLPAQAAQQAAAFAARGEAATIEENGKALADVLRLLTTAWVSAGPDAKDIFLIQNLEQILRTVVDRVKAVEVDETHLLDSGDGSALATYVASYPAAVRSVLAEVSRTTGVDVVALLSPVRAEVAR
- a CDS encoding flotillin family protein codes for the protein MIGDLGSVVGVAIGVVLFFGVAALVVVKRLFHICSPNEVLVFSGGKSTVDGRPVGYRIVKGGSSLRTPLLERVDRMDITNMTVDVAVSNAYSKGGIPLTVAGVANLKVAGHQPLLNNALERLLGKGRPQIIQVAKDTLEGNLRGVLSQLTPEEVNQDKLRFAEKLLEEAEHDLSRLGLVLDVLKVQNVSDDVGYLNSLGRKQSAALDKSARVAEAQAHAEAIMREAENGLASRLALIDADGAIARAEADKRIMQCETGREAMVAEAVGKVTTAIAKAEAELKVQQARIEQVRLQLEADVVAPARADMEKKQAEARGRASKIVEDGKATAAVLTQMIETWKAAGPNARDIFLMQKLQSVMSSLVETIQNVSVDRVAYLPASSQVVQGVQLVEQVKAAFGVDLAKVVGRLGAPAEATPARLAAASFTDSPGLTGERFERTGGATPEAEGLTIRSSPARSRTNAA
- a CDS encoding DUF2384 domain-containing protein, whose translation is MASLTVTPVDGSAKPARHPDLERFRDALGAGRPREHAYSLLFGLRLLDARGVVKLVEAGLPYQALERFQQNADLPLRELAEAISVPLRTLDRRRSAGRLEPDESDRAVRLSRIFAAALGLFEGDDDAARAWLKKRQPMLGNERPIDLVKTEVGAREVERLVGRLEHGVFS
- a CDS encoding RES family NAD+ phosphorylase; amino-acid sequence: MKVRAFRVVRKRWSKTAFDGEGARLWGGRWNSPGLGAVYCAGHVSLAILEVVVHADLALAPHYVVIPADFDETLVESLDTGRLPASWRRYPAPAAVVALGDEWLREARSPVLRVPSVVVPTEPNFILNPLHSAFREIEIGKPEILKVDARLGTGRR